In a genomic window of Capsicum annuum cultivar UCD-10X-F1 unplaced genomic scaffold, UCD10Xv1.1 ctg66850, whole genome shotgun sequence:
- the LOC124893887 gene encoding transcription repressor OFP17-like, whose protein sequence is MKMSTSCCFKFNPCKKIVKLFKFKLRLRKPLFIRRLRIFRPSIRCESNTITRKKQASQVLSVFRSIRRQSREKDQVMELKSFSDAGHIKAPVPSPITPAYARLSGATKKEVVIFQDDVEDACRSFENYLAEMIVEEGKIRDLMDVEELLHCWKNLKSPVFIDLVCTFYGELCKDLFSNSYKDDNMSTTPKRVLQ, encoded by the exons atgaaaatgagcACTTCATGTTGCTTCAAATTCAATCCATGCAAGAAAATAGTAAAGTTGTTCAAGTTCAAATTAAGACTAAGAAAGCCCCTCTTTATAAGAAGGCTTCGAATTTTTCGTCCTTCAATAAGATGTGAAAGCAATACAATCACCCGTAAAAAGCAAGCTTCACAAGTTCTTTCGGTGTTTCGTTCGATAAGGAGACAATCAAGAGAGAAGGACCAAGTCATGGAGCTCAAAAGTTTCTCCGATGCAG GCCATATTAAAGCACCAGTTCCATCACCAATAACTCCAGCTTATGCAAGATTAAGTGGAGCTACTAAAAAAGAAGTAGTAATATTTCAAGATGATGTTGAAGATGCATGTAGAAGCTTCGAGAATTATCTAGCAGAAATGATTgttgaagaaggaaaaataagGGATTTAATGGATGTAGAAGAATTACTACACTGTTGGAAGAATTTAAAAAGTCCTGTATTTATTGACTTGGTGTGCACATTCTATGGTGAGCTATGCAAAGATTTGTTTTCCAATAGTTATAAGGATGATAACATGAGCACTACTCCAAAGAGAGTCTTGCAATGA